ACCGCGGGCAACGAGGGAGCACCCACCGGGCGCGCGGTGCTGGTGGTGGACACCTCTCTGTCCTCGGAGGAGGGCAATGCGTGGGCCCTGCAGGCGGCGCTGCTGCGCGCGCTGCTGGAGAAGGATGAGAGCCTCGGCGAGTACGCGGTGCTCCTCTTCGACGTCCGCCCGCGCTGGTTGCATGGCCCGGGCTTCCGGCGCAACACGCCCGAGGCGCGCCAGGAGACGTTCGCGGAGTTGGAGCGTGTCTATCTCGAGGGTGCCTCGCATGTGGATGGAATGCTGGCCGAGCTGGACCGGGCCAGCCGGGACTGGCTGAAGCCGGCGGCGAGCGGCGGGCGGGTGACGGCCTTCCTGCTCTCGGACGGCAACGTCACCTGGGGGCAGAGCCACGTGGACGCCCTCATCTCGAGCCACTCCGCCACGGAGACGCTGCGCTGGGTGGGCTACCGCTTCGGCGAGGCGGCGGTGAACCAGGAGCTCTTCGACGCGCTGGCCCGGGCAAGTGGAGGCCGGGTGGTGAACGTGCTGTCCGGCGCCGAGGTGGAGGCGGCGGCACGCGCGCACCGGGCGGCCTCGGTGGTGCTGGCCCGGGTGGAGGTGAAGGGCGCGCAGGTGAAGGACCTGGTGGTGGCGGGCCGGCCGCACCTCGTCTTCCCCGGGCAGGAGCTGCAGGTGGCCGGGCGGCTGGTGGGTGACGGCGAGGCACGGCTGGAGGTGGTGACGCAGGCCGCGGGAGAGGAGCGCTCGCTGGCGGTGCCGCTGCCTCGCGAGGAGGACAGCACCTTCGCCCCACGCGCCTGGGCGGAGCTGTTCGTGTCGCGGCTGGTGGCGCTGGACGACGTGAAGCTGGACCGGATGGTGCTGGCGCTCAGCCAGCACTACCGGCTGACCAACGCGCGGGCCTCGATGCTGGTGCTGGAGTCGGAGGGGGACTACGTGCGCTACGCGGTGCGCGACGAGCAGATGGACCTCTCCGACCTGGACACGCTGAGGAAGCAGCAGGAGGACCAGCGGCGGGACGAGCTGCTGGGGCTCTCGCTGAATGGCGTGCCGGAGACGGGCCGCGAGGTGCTGCGGGTGCTGAAGGCGAAGCAGGAGGTACTGGGCTCGAAGCTGAAGGCCCAGGCCCTGCGGGACGCGCCCTACACGGGCGGCGAGGAGCGGCTCCAGGCGGAGCTGGAGTACCGGAAGGCACGGCGGGCCAACAAGGACGACGTGATGGTGTACGAGGCGGTGGCACGCAAGCGGGCCTTCGCGGGGGACACCTGGGGCGCGGTGCGGGCCCTCTCGTCACCGGTGGAGCTGCGCCCGAAGGACGCCGAGGCGCTCCGGCTGGTGGGCTACGGACTGCTGGCGCTCGGCCAGTACCCGGCCGCCGCGGAGCTCTTCGAGCACGTGCGCCTCAACCGTCCCTTCGAGCCCCAGTCCTACCTGGAGGAGGCCCTGGCGCTGGACGCCGCGGGGCGGCCCGCGGAGGCGGCGCGCGACTGGGAGATCGTCCTGGCCGGCTCCTGGAAGCGGCATGACGAGCAGACGAAGAAGGTGGCGGCCTTCCACTACGGCCGGATGCTGGCGGCGCTGGCGAGGCACCCCCGGCTCGTGGGCGAGATGAAGGTGCTGGAGTCGCGCCGGCGCGAGCTGGAGGAGCTCGCCAGGCAGGGACCCATCGACTACCAGCTCACCACGCACTGGAACTCGGATGGGACGGACATCGACCTGTGGGTGGTGGAGCCCACGGGAGAGAAGTGCTTCTACAAGCACAAGCGGACGTCGCTGGGCGGAGAGCTGTACTGGGACATCACGGACGGACTGGGCCCCGAGCTGTACCACGCGCGCGAGGCCGTCACGGGCACGTACTTCGTGGTGGTGCACTACTACGGCAACAACTCGCCGAGGTACGCGGTCCCCACCGCCCTGCTGCTGGTGTCGGACCGGGACGCCTTCTCCAAGGACGACGCGTACCAGCGGCGCTTCCAGGTGCGCATCCTGCCCAGGAAGGACGCCCGGCTGTTGCTGCGGCGCGAGGTCGTGCTGACGGAGAACGTCCCGGTGGCCAGGACGGAGGAGTGAGCACCTCCGCCCTCCGCGCCCTACCAGGTGAAGAACAGGTGGAACTCCAGCCCCGGCTCCCAGCTCGCCTCCAGGGAGACCGTCGTCCGGACGCTGGTGATGTTCCGGACGGTCGCCTTGTAGATGCCCAGGAGCAGCGAGGGCCCCAGCAACTCACGGAAGAACACGAGCCGGCCCTGGGTGGGACCCACGCTCTCGTACCTGCGCTCACCGTAGGAGCAGAGGAACTGGGCCGATTTCACGGAGAAGGCCAGGCGGTCATGCGCGTTGCCGCTGTCGCTCATCCGGTAGGCCTTGATGAGCGGCAGCTGCAGGACCCGCCGCGTCATGTGCTCCCCGATGGCTTCCAGCGCCTGTCCGTACGACAGCTCGCCCCGGCCCGCCACGCGGTCCGCCGTGGCGTCGACCAGCCGCAACAGGTCCACCACGGGATACCGGGCGACCGCCACCCACTCCCACACGGGCCACGTGGCGGCGCGCAGCGACTCCGCCTGATCTCGCCCCAGCAGCTCGCTCATCGCCAGGAAGGCGCTCTCGCAGAACACCCCCGCGATCTGATCCTCGGGCCGGGCCCGCTGGATGCGCTGCCGTAGTGCCTCTCTCGTATCCTCTTGCATCCACTCCCCTCCCCCTGTGCCTCCGGATGCGGCCAGGACCCTCGGGTCAACGCTCGGGGCTCAAGATGATGCGCAGCTCCTCGAGCATCTCCTGCTCGGAGGCCTGCAACTGGCCGTCGCTCGC
This is a stretch of genomic DNA from Archangium violaceum. It encodes these proteins:
- a CDS encoding VIT domain-containing protein, with translation MSLPRALLTGFLLAAMALSGCKRDSQVDEKKAAEPELPRADPALFARAGLTAPTTAPGMPDPGTVVLSELREAMADPQPVTEPELWNLVREANWREEGQPPGERRGKAERSDEESSTLGSSGGQPQLRRKNLRNFGQAEDGEASPRIDIRSPSRVEALVQEEPPPPPASAPAAEPVPAPSAAPKPTIPADYAEQRRRLAQYERPRVLDQKRREVIQIIKGSGAPAKADAKPLASKKLARPEKPAPEPADEPADEAPRPVLPKVESAPRMAKVLVRDESGRYQPLKARAVRVVTYIQGARARTVVDYLFENDTPRTLEGTFYYPLPGGATVAGLALYSGAVAVDSPSLFQSAELLPPLGDDSGKPESLAAAAPPSPPGAKRSWGVAQEARVVEQKRAREVYEDVVRQGVDPALLEWAGASTFSARVFPLPPKSLKRVVVAYEQTLLFDGQHLRYTWPLPPGAGQALKVSARVHVDPRHAGEVTVGPDAGQPRTLGAWRAWDLPRLKGDGALDVALTPRSAEADVLVGGDPAGLPGHAFYTRVRLPERLTAGNEGAPTGRAVLVVDTSLSSEEGNAWALQAALLRALLEKDESLGEYAVLLFDVRPRWLHGPGFRRNTPEARQETFAELERVYLEGASHVDGMLAELDRASRDWLKPAASGGRVTAFLLSDGNVTWGQSHVDALISSHSATETLRWVGYRFGEAAVNQELFDALARASGGRVVNVLSGAEVEAAARAHRAASVVLARVEVKGAQVKDLVVAGRPHLVFPGQELQVAGRLVGDGEARLEVVTQAAGEERSLAVPLPREEDSTFAPRAWAELFVSRLVALDDVKLDRMVLALSQHYRLTNARASMLVLESEGDYVRYAVRDEQMDLSDLDTLRKQQEDQRRDELLGLSLNGVPETGREVLRVLKAKQEVLGSKLKAQALRDAPYTGGEERLQAELEYRKARRANKDDVMVYEAVARKRAFAGDTWGAVRALSSPVELRPKDAEALRLVGYGLLALGQYPAAAELFEHVRLNRPFEPQSYLEEALALDAAGRPAEAARDWEIVLAGSWKRHDEQTKKVAAFHYGRMLAALARHPRLVGEMKVLESRRRELEELARQGPIDYQLTTHWNSDGTDIDLWVVEPTGEKCFYKHKRTSLGGELYWDITDGLGPELYHAREAVTGTYFVVVHYYGNNSPRYAVPTALLLVSDRDAFSKDDAYQRRFQVRILPRKDARLLLRREVVLTENVPVARTEE
- a CDS encoding DUF2378 family protein produces the protein MQEDTREALRQRIQRARPEDQIAGVFCESAFLAMSELLGRDQAESLRAATWPVWEWVAVARYPVVDLLRLVDATADRVAGRGELSYGQALEAIGEHMTRRVLQLPLIKAYRMSDSGNAHDRLAFSVKSAQFLCSYGERRYESVGPTQGRLVFFRELLGPSLLLGIYKATVRNITSVRTTVSLEASWEPGLEFHLFFTW